In Peromyscus eremicus chromosome 2, PerEre_H2_v1, whole genome shotgun sequence, a single genomic region encodes these proteins:
- the Fbxo10 gene encoding F-box only protein 10: METGGLPLELWRVILAYLHLPDLGRCSLVCRAWYELILSLDSTRWRQLCLGCTECRHPNWPNQPDVEPESWREAFKQHYLASKTWTKNALDLESSICFSLFRRKRERRTLSVGPGHEFDSLGSALAMASLYDRIVLFPGVYEEQGEIILKVPVEIVGQGKLGDVALLASIDQHCSTTRVCNLVFMPAWFSPIMYKTTSGHIQFDNCNFENGHIQVHGPGTCQVKFCTFKNTHVFLHNVPLCMLENCEFVGSENNSVTVEGHPSADKNWAYKYLLGLIKSSPILLPAEDHEFLMSLDLESRDQAWSPRTCDIVIEGSQSPTSPASSSPKPGSKTGSQEAEVGSDGERVVQTPDSSDGGLSPSGEDEDDEQLTYRLSYQVQGPRPVLGGSFLGPPLPGASIQLPSCLVLNSLHQELQKDKEAMALATSVQGCLIRKCLFRDGKGGVFVCSYGRAKMEGNIFRNLTYAVRCIHNSKIVMLRNDIYRCRASGIFLRLEGGGLIAGNNIYHNAEAGVDIRKKSNPLILCNQIHHGLRSGIVVLGNGKGVIRNNQIFSNKEAGIYILYHGNPIVSGNHIFKGRAAGIAVNENGKGLITENVIRENQWGGVDIRRGGVPVLRSNLICFGYSDGVVVGDEGRGLIEGNTIYANKGCGVWMMSSSLPHVTSNHVSYNGLYGVAVFSQKDGSGEFPGGHGAQENFSEDGDAILWETELEKEDDPLRRPVTVALVESNSINHNGASGLFVQSSEALQVITNVIHANGDRGITIVQSSQLTRVANNSISCNRQSGVKVEAQCKVELRGNGIYDNRGHGIITKGDSTAVVENDIIGNRGSGLQLLPRSDTKVLKNRIHSFRAYGIAVRGRAKALVQENIIFQGKANKTIFQQITNNCECIMQNNKFLVFKKKSDTWRLVNPPARPHLENSGRGSSAAHSGHKVTAMATRISARVEGGYHSNRSIFCTIL; the protein is encoded by the exons ATGGAAACGGGTGGCCTCCCCCTGGAGCTGTGGCGCGTGATCCTGGCCTACCTGCACCTGCCTGACCTGGGCCGCTGCAGCCTGGTTTGCAGGGCCTGGTATGAGCTGATCCTCAGCCTTGACAGTACCCGCTGGCGGCAGCTGTGTCTGGGCTGCACCGAGTGCCGCCACCCCAACTGGCCCAACCAGCCCGATGTGGAGCCCGAGTCCTGGAGGGAGGCCTTCAAGCAGCACTACCTGGCCTCCAAGACCTGGACCAAGAATGCGCTGGACTTGGAGTCCTCCATCTGCTTCTCTCTGTTCCGCAGGAAGAGGGAGCGCCGCACCTTGAGTGTTGGGCCAGGCCATGAGTTTGACAGCTTGGGCAGTGCCTTAGCCATGGCCAGCCTCTACGATCGAATCGTGCTGTTCCCCGGTGTGTACGAGGAGCAAGGTGAGATCATCCTGAAGGTGCCAGTGGAGATTGTGGGCCAAGGGAAGTTGGGTGACGTGGCCCTGCTTGCCAGCATTGACCAGCACTGCTCAACCACACGCGTGTGCAACCTTGTCTTCATGCCAGCCTGGTTCTCACCAATCATGTATAAG ACCACATCAGGTCACATCCAGTTTGACAACTGCAACTTTGAGAATGGACACATCCAGGTCCATGGCCCGGGTACCTGCCAAGTGAAGTTTTGTACCTTCAAAAACACCCATGTCTTTCTGCACAACGTGCCCTTATGTATGTTGGAAAACTGTGAATTTGTGGGCAGCGAAAACAACTCTGTAACTGTTGAGGGCCACCCCTCAGCAGATAAGAACTGGGCCTACAAGTACCTGCTGGGCCTTATCAAGTCCTCTCCGATCTTGCTCCCTGCAGAAGACCATGAGTTTTTAATGTCCTTGGACCTAGAGAGCCGGGACCAGGCCTGGAGCCCGAGGACCTGTGACATTGTCATCGAGGGCAGCCAGAGCCCTACGAGCCCGGCCTCTAGCTCTCCAAAGCCAGGCTCCAAGACTGGCtcccaggaggcagaagtgggCAGCGATGGGGAGAGGGTGGTGCAGACTCCAGACAGCAGTGACGGCGGCCTGAGCCCCAGCGGTGAGGACGAGGATGATGAGCAGCTCACGTACAGACTGTCCTACCAGGTGCAGGGCCCACGCCCTGTCCTGGGCGGCTCCTTTCTGGGCCCTCCACTACCAGGAGCTTCCATTCAGCTGCCCAGCTGTCTAGTGCTGAACTCCCTGCATCAGGAGCTCCAGAAGGACAAGGAAGCCATGGCGTTGGCCACCTCTGTGCAGGGTTGCCTCATCCGCAAGTGCCTCTTTCGAGACGGCAAGGGTGGCGTCTTCGTCTGCTCTTACGGCCGAGCCAAGATGGAAGGAAATATCTTCCGGAACCTCACTTACGCAGTGAGGTGTATACACAATAGCAAG ATCGTCATGCTCAGGAATGACATCTACCGCTGCCGGGCGTCAGGCATCTTCCTGCGATTGGAGGGTGGAGGCCTGATCGCTGGCAACAACATCTACCACAACGCAGAGGCTGGCGTGGACATTCGCAAGAAATCCAACCCACTCATCCTG TGTAACCAGATCCACCATGGGCTTCGATCCGGCattgttgtccttggcaatgggaaAGGCGTCATCAGGAACAACCAAATCTTCTCAAATAAGGAGGCTGGCATTTATATCCTGTACCACGGCAATCCAATTGTGAG CGGAAACCACATCTTCAAGGGCCGTGCAGCTGGCATAGCAGTGAATGAGAATGGCAAGGGCCTCATCACAG AAAACGTCATCCGTGAGAATCAATGGGGAGGGGTAGACATCCGCCGTGGTGGCGTCCCTGTCCTCAGGAGCAACCTCATCTGCTTTGGCTACTCCGACGGTGTGGTCGTGGGCGATGAAGGCAGAGGACTGATAGAGGGCAACACCATCTATG CTAACAAAGGCTGTGGTGTGTGGATGATGTCCTCCAGCCTGCCCCATGTCACCAGCAACCATGTGAGCTACAATGGCCTGTATGGAGTGGCAGTGTTcagccagaaagatggctctggTGAGTTTCCTGGAGGCCATGGGGCCCAGGAGAACTTCAGTGAGGATGGGGATGCCATCCTGTGGGAGACGGAGCTGGAGAAAGAGGATGACCCACTGCGGCGGCCCGTCACCGTAGCTCTCGTGGAGTCTAACAGTATTAATCACAATGGAG CGTCAGGACTCTTTGTCCAGAGCAGCGAGGCCCTGCAGGTCATCACCAATGTGATCCATGCCAATGGGGACAGAGGCATCACCATTGTTCAGAGCAGCCAGCTCACAAGGGTGGCCAACAACAGCATCTCCTGCAACCGCCAGAGTGGGGTCAAGGTCGAAGCCCAGTGCAAGGTGGAGCTCCGGGGCAACGGTATCTATGACAACCGAGGCCATGGCATCATTACCAAGGGTGACAGTACTGCCGTTGTGGAAAATGACATCATTGGCAACCGGGGCAGTGGACTGCAGCTGCTGCCCAGGTCTGACACTAAG GTACTGAAGAACCGGATCCACTCCTTCCGTGCCTATGGCATTGCAGTGCGGGGCCGCGCGAAGGCCCTGGTTCAGGAGAACATCATCTTCCAGGGCAAGGCCAACAAGACCATCTTCCAGCAGATCACTAACAACTGCGAATGCATCATGCAAAACAACAAGTTCCTGGTCTTCAAGAAGAA